A window of the Roseovarius sp. S88 genome harbors these coding sequences:
- the mnmE gene encoding tRNA uridine-5-carboxymethylaminomethyl(34) synthesis GTPase MnmE, which produces MDTIFALSTAQGKAGVSVVRVSGPDAYLAAKALCGGVPSPRKSSLRVLRTADGGRLDEALVLVFEETQSFTGEAVVEFQCHGSLAVISKLLETLGKMRNFRLAEPGEFTRRALENDRFDLPQVEGLADLIEAETETQRRQALRVFSGELGQKTERWRQRLIRAAALIEATIDFADEDVPVDVAPEVSGLLTSVQEDLEKEIDGYAAAERIRSGFEIAIVGPPNVGKSTLLNYLAGRDAAITSSHAGTTRDVIEVRMDLMGLPVTLLDTAGLRDTSDEVEALGIDRARRRADQADLRVILVEHGSEPELEPRAEDLVCVAKTDCLDQFSGRGVSGSTGAGVSELVREIGERLGNRVADGGLAIRERHRDALIRGNRSLRRAIISVSSGLENSELCSEDIRCTIRALDSLIGRVDIENVLDEIFASFCLGK; this is translated from the coding sequence ATGGATACAATCTTTGCGCTTTCGACGGCTCAGGGAAAGGCTGGGGTATCTGTTGTTCGGGTCTCAGGGCCAGACGCCTATCTGGCAGCGAAGGCGCTGTGTGGTGGCGTTCCGTCGCCTAGGAAATCCTCATTACGTGTTTTGAGAACAGCCGACGGGGGCCGGCTTGATGAGGCGTTGGTGCTCGTCTTTGAAGAGACACAGAGCTTCACCGGGGAAGCGGTCGTAGAGTTTCAATGCCATGGTAGTCTGGCGGTTATCTCTAAGTTACTGGAAACGCTAGGAAAAATGCGGAATTTTCGTTTGGCAGAGCCAGGCGAGTTCACGCGGCGTGCTTTAGAGAATGATCGTTTTGATTTGCCTCAGGTGGAAGGTCTTGCTGATCTGATTGAGGCGGAGACAGAGACACAACGAAGACAGGCGCTTCGGGTGTTTTCGGGGGAGCTCGGTCAGAAAACGGAGCGGTGGCGCCAGAGATTGATACGCGCGGCAGCCCTTATTGAAGCCACTATCGATTTTGCCGATGAGGATGTCCCCGTGGATGTGGCACCGGAAGTTAGTGGTTTGCTGACTAGCGTTCAGGAAGATCTTGAGAAAGAGATTGATGGCTATGCTGCTGCGGAACGGATTCGATCAGGGTTTGAGATCGCAATTGTTGGTCCCCCGAATGTAGGTAAGTCTACCCTGCTGAATTATTTAGCCGGGCGGGATGCGGCGATTACGTCGAGTCATGCTGGGACGACGCGTGACGTTATTGAAGTCAGAATGGACCTCATGGGTCTTCCGGTTACCTTGCTGGATACCGCTGGATTGAGAGACACGTCTGACGAGGTCGAAGCGCTTGGAATTGATCGCGCCAGGCGGAGAGCAGATCAAGCAGACTTGCGTGTAATCCTGGTTGAACATGGGAGTGAGCCAGAGTTGGAGCCTAGAGCGGAAGATCTTGTCTGTGTGGCGAAGACTGATTGTCTGGATCAGTTCAGTGGCCGAGGTGTGTCTGGCAGTACTGGTGCTGGTGTTTCAGAACTTGTTCGAGAAATTGGTGAACGACTAGGCAACAGGGTTGCGGATGGCGGACTTGCTATTCGAGAGAGACATCGGGATGCTTTGATTCGAGGCAACAGATCTTTAAGACGAGCCATTATTTCGGTTTCATCTGGTCTTGAAAACTCGGAACTGTGCTCGGAAGATATACGTTGTACAATACGTGCACTAGACTCGCTGATTGGTCGCGTGGATATCGAGAATGTGCTCGATGAGATTTTTGCGAGTTTTTGTTTAGGAAAATAG